One genomic window of Solanum dulcamara chromosome 10, daSolDulc1.2, whole genome shotgun sequence includes the following:
- the LOC129871706 gene encoding zinc finger BED domain-containing protein RICESLEEPER 1-like: protein MLDAAQHFESAFDYFDLEDGGLSTYLANHVCEDGSVAGVLESDDWQKVSNMVIFLKRFYDLTEKVSGSLYVTSAGHFEDIVELHNHLRECMEDNDPSLAKMGEKMKQKFVKYWGAPEKMNKVLFIASILDPRNKLEYVGDALEDMFGDEKGSEIKDEMVTYMKSMFEEYVAKFSNVSRRPSTLSDLSGQTSDSSISNTSTKSTKVRNRIQMKRNKLDGTGLGSKSELERYLSEELEPTDDDDNFDILSWWKVHSPRYKILSEMARDVLAIPISSVASECAFSTGGRILDSFRSSLTPKLVQAVICLQDWRRNESYPINVEEDFNDLMKLELAMDDIDLHCSS from the exons ATGTTGGATGCCGCACAACATTTTGAGAGTGCATTTGATTACTTTGATCTCGAAGATGGTGGATTGTCAACTTATCTTGCTAATCATGTTTGTGAAGATGGAAGTGTTgcaggtgtacttgaaagtgatgATTGGCAAAAGGTAAGTAAtatggtaatatttcttaaaagattttatgatcTAACTGAAAAGGTTTCAGGTTCACTCTACGTCACTTCTGCTGGTCACTTTGAAGATATAGTTGAGCTTCACAATCATTTAAGAGAGTGTATGGAAGACAATGATCCTTCTTTGGCAAAAATGGgagaaaaaatgaaacaaaagtttgtcaagtattggggtgctcctgaaaaaatgaataaagtgctTTTTATTGCCTCTATCTTAGATCCTCGTAACAAACTAGAGTATGTTGGCGACGCACTTGAGGATATGTTTGGAGATGAAAAAGGGagtgaaataaaagatgaaatggtGACTTACATGAAATCTATGTTTGAAGAGTATGTAGCAAAATTCTCTAATGTATCTCGACGCCCATCTACTCTCTCTGATTTATCGGGTCAGACATCAGATTCATCTATCTCTAACActagcacaaaatcaacaaaagtaaGAAATAGGATCCAAATGAAGAGGAACAAACTAGATGGTACAGGTTTGGGTAGTAAGTCGGAGTTGGAAAGGTATCTTAGTGAAGAACTAGAGCCGACTGATGATGACGacaattttgatatcttgtcGTGGTGGAAAGTTCATTCTCCTAGATATAAAATTCTTTCCGAGATGGCTCGTGATGTGTTGGCAATTCCAATTTCTAGTGTGGCATCGGAATGTGCCTTTAGCACCGGAGGCCgtattcttgattcatttaggaGTTCTTTGACTCCGAAATTGGTGCAAGCTGTTATTTGTCTTCAAGATTGGCGTCGAAATGAGTCTTATCCCAtaaatgttgaagaagattttaatgaccttatgaaacttgaacttg ctaTGGATGATATTGATTTGCATTGTTCAAGCTGA